The Xanthocytophaga agilis genome window below encodes:
- a CDS encoding matrixin family metalloprotease codes for MRFIYCLLVVILLACTSDLNPQTVVAIQPLGQYDTELTSIIEKAIKKYYGVKVTVLKAKPIPKSHFVNVKSPRYRADSIIHYLKETRPASADYVLGFTDVDVSVTKTDDFGRIKEPIERYKDWGVMGLAYLSGRSCVVSTFRLRSNAKLLNERVTKVTLHELGHMLGLPHCENKKCFMTDAVESIKTIDNTRLDLCEACKKKIGMLK; via the coding sequence ATGAGATTTATTTATTGCCTTTTGGTTGTCATTTTATTGGCTTGTACATCTGATCTCAATCCACAGACGGTAGTAGCTATTCAACCGCTTGGTCAATACGATACAGAGCTAACTTCAATTATTGAAAAGGCTATTAAAAAATATTATGGAGTTAAGGTTACAGTGCTAAAAGCGAAGCCTATTCCCAAAAGTCACTTTGTCAATGTCAAATCTCCTCGGTACAGAGCTGATTCTATTATCCATTATCTAAAAGAAACAAGGCCTGCTTCTGCAGATTATGTGCTAGGATTTACGGATGTAGATGTCTCTGTCACTAAAACAGACGATTTTGGACGAATTAAAGAGCCTATAGAGCGTTACAAAGACTGGGGAGTAATGGGACTGGCTTATTTATCTGGTCGTTCCTGTGTGGTGTCAACCTTTCGTTTACGAAGCAATGCAAAGCTACTAAACGAACGTGTCACCAAAGTCACTCTCCACGAACTAGGACATATGCTGGGTTTACCACATTGTGAGAACAAAAAGTGTTTTATGACAGATGCTGTGGAGTCTATTAAGACCATTGATAATACCAGACTTGATCTGTGTGAAGCCTGTAAAAAGAAAATTGGTATGCTTAAGTAG
- a CDS encoding NADH-quinone oxidoreductase subunit N: protein MLPIIVLSISGIVALFLGFLKSRWILMPLTLLFILAAIVGVLLDKNGMSPYAGAFPTMLSTDNVSIAFSGIILLAALFIVPLSRYYANQENAQPAEYYAIILFSLVGALMMTSYENLIMLFVGLEILSISMYILTGSDKDNLRSGEAALKYFLMGSFATGILLFGVALLYGATGGFDLHMIANYVHHSGNISPMLYLGLSIVLIGILFKLSIAPFHFWTPDVYDGAPSVFTAFMSTIVKTAGFAALYKILSVSFSDLYGFWWVCLAITTIATLIIGNITAVYQTSFKRMLAYSSISHAGYLLMAVTTFNAYSQKAIIFYSLAYALSTITAFGVLIIVEQTANDKYEAFNGLGKRAPLLAFVNTVAMCSLAGMPLTAGFIGKFFVFTSAADNDMVWIMIIAILMSAVGFYYYFRVIIAMYMRPAIESDVDNEVVVPGIYRTVLMLATLLTILFGLAPDLLTSLF from the coding sequence ATGCTTCCAATTATTGTTTTATCTATTTCTGGCATAGTCGCACTCTTTCTGGGATTTCTGAAATCCCGCTGGATATTAATGCCATTAACACTCCTGTTTATACTGGCAGCGATTGTAGGTGTATTGCTGGATAAAAACGGAATGAGCCCTTATGCGGGTGCGTTTCCTACTATGTTGTCAACAGACAATGTTTCGATTGCTTTTTCGGGAATTATACTGCTGGCAGCACTGTTTATTGTGCCTTTATCCCGCTATTATGCTAATCAAGAAAATGCTCAACCAGCTGAATACTACGCTATTATTTTATTTTCGCTGGTAGGAGCTTTGATGATGACTTCCTATGAGAACCTGATTATGTTGTTTGTAGGTCTGGAAATCCTTTCTATCTCTATGTATATCCTTACAGGTAGCGACAAAGATAATCTGCGTTCGGGTGAAGCTGCCCTGAAGTATTTTCTGATGGGGTCTTTTGCTACAGGTATTTTATTGTTTGGTGTAGCTCTTTTATATGGTGCTACAGGTGGTTTCGACCTGCATATGATTGCCAATTATGTTCATCATAGTGGCAATATTTCGCCTATGCTGTATCTAGGTCTGTCTATTGTACTGATAGGTATCTTATTTAAACTGTCTATTGCACCTTTTCACTTCTGGACTCCAGATGTATACGATGGTGCCCCTAGTGTTTTTACAGCATTCATGTCTACTATTGTAAAAACGGCTGGCTTTGCAGCTTTGTATAAGATTCTTTCTGTATCATTCTCTGATCTGTATGGATTCTGGTGGGTATGTCTGGCAATTACTACTATTGCAACATTGATTATTGGTAATATCACTGCCGTATACCAGACAAGCTTCAAAAGAATGCTGGCATATTCCAGTATATCACATGCGGGTTACCTGCTGATGGCAGTCACTACGTTCAATGCTTATTCTCAAAAAGCAATCATCTTCTATTCTTTGGCCTATGCATTGTCTACCATTACTGCATTTGGCGTACTGATCATTGTAGAACAAACTGCTAACGATAAATACGAAGCGTTCAATGGATTAGGTAAAAGAGCACCTTTACTGGCCTTTGTAAATACAGTAGCCATGTGCTCTCTGGCAGGTATGCCTTTGACAGCCGGATTTATTGGTAAGTTCTTTGTGTTTACCAGTGCAGCTGACAATGATATGGTATGGATTATGATTATTGCGATTCTGATGTCCGCTGTAGGCTTTTATTACTACTTCCGTGTTATCATTGCAATGTATATGCGTCCTGCAATAGAATCAGATGTAGATAATGAAGTTGTAGTACCAGGAATTTACCGTACAGTATTGATGCTGGCCACATTGTTAACTATTCTTTTTGGCTTAGCCCCTGATTTATTAACGTCTTTATTCTAG
- a CDS encoding DUF4019 domain-containing protein: MKVTHLLTCLFLCLTSVVFAQDKPEVLAQKVADPWLALVDKGQYAESWQQASSAFKQQLTSDKWNEALVSVRTPIGKVTKRTLSSAQYTTSLPNAPAGEYVVLQYQSAFEKKNPATETVVMMKDADRQWRPVGYFIK, encoded by the coding sequence ATGAAAGTTACACACTTACTTACTTGCCTGTTTTTATGTCTCACAAGTGTAGTATTTGCTCAGGACAAACCTGAAGTACTTGCTCAGAAGGTGGCTGATCCATGGCTTGCCTTAGTCGACAAAGGGCAATATGCAGAAAGCTGGCAGCAAGCATCTTCTGCGTTTAAACAGCAACTCACATCTGATAAATGGAACGAAGCATTGGTAAGTGTGCGAACTCCAATAGGCAAAGTGACTAAACGTACTCTAAGCTCTGCTCAATACACGACTTCATTGCCTAATGCTCCCGCAGGAGAGTATGTAGTACTTCAATACCAGTCTGCATTTGAAAAGAAGAATCCTGCTACCGAAACAGTTGTTATGATGAAGGATGCAGATAGACAATGGCGTCCTGTGGGATACTTTATTAAATAA
- a CDS encoding NADH-quinone oxidoreductase subunit M — protein MLTLSLILIPAIASLLLPFIKGEITKTIAFVVALAELAVALFAITQFSPDTVTPQFAYDYPWIASLGVHFSGGMDGISMLLVLLTTILTPLIVLSTFGYSYNHSSAFYALILLMEAALVGVFTSQDAFVFYLFWEAALIPVYFLAAIWGGEKRIAITFKFFIYTIFGSLFMLVALVYLYMQTPGNHSSAIADIYKVALDSHTQSWVFWALFIAFAIKMPIFPFHTWQPDTYTESPTPATMLLSGIMLKMGIYGVIRWLLPIVPAGVAQWSTTVIILSIIGIIYGSIIAIQQKDLKKLLAYSSFAHVGLMAAGVFSLTLKGMQGAVIQMLAHGINVVGLFFVAEIIQRRLRTRDIDRMGGITQNTPVLTVFFMILMLGSVALPLTNGFVGEFLLLSGVYEFNHWYGAIAGLTIIFGAVYMLKMFQGVMFGEQNHWTEKVTDITLTESAVLFPLVVLVFWMGIAPGSFLKLTEPAVIQILQLATGK, from the coding sequence ATGCTTACTCTTTCATTAATTTTAATTCCGGCAATTGCATCCTTGTTATTACCATTTATCAAAGGGGAAATAACAAAAACGATAGCATTTGTAGTAGCACTCGCGGAACTTGCAGTGGCCCTTTTTGCCATTACCCAGTTCTCTCCAGATACAGTTACGCCTCAGTTTGCCTACGATTATCCATGGATAGCCTCTCTGGGCGTTCATTTTAGCGGAGGCATGGATGGTATCAGCATGTTACTGGTATTGCTGACCACTATTCTTACACCACTGATTGTTCTTTCTACGTTTGGATATTCTTACAATCATTCTTCTGCATTCTATGCACTTATATTGCTTATGGAAGCAGCACTGGTAGGTGTATTTACTAGTCAGGATGCCTTCGTATTCTATCTGTTCTGGGAAGCGGCTCTTATTCCAGTGTATTTCCTGGCAGCAATCTGGGGTGGAGAAAAAAGAATTGCTATCACATTCAAGTTCTTTATCTATACCATTTTTGGTAGTCTTTTTATGCTGGTAGCATTGGTATACCTGTATATGCAGACACCAGGTAATCATTCTTCAGCTATTGCAGATATTTACAAAGTAGCATTAGATTCTCATACTCAAAGCTGGGTATTCTGGGCTTTATTTATTGCATTTGCCATTAAAATGCCAATTTTCCCATTCCATACCTGGCAGCCTGATACCTATACAGAATCTCCTACACCAGCTACAATGCTGTTGTCAGGGATTATGTTGAAAATGGGTATTTATGGTGTTATTCGCTGGTTACTGCCTATCGTACCAGCAGGTGTAGCACAATGGAGTACTACAGTTATTATTCTTTCTATTATTGGAATTATCTACGGCTCAATTATTGCCATTCAGCAAAAAGATCTAAAAAAACTATTAGCCTATTCTTCTTTTGCGCACGTTGGTTTAATGGCAGCAGGGGTGTTTTCATTAACATTAAAAGGTATGCAGGGAGCCGTTATTCAAATGCTGGCACATGGTATCAACGTAGTGGGCTTATTCTTCGTAGCAGAGATTATTCAACGCCGTCTTCGGACACGTGATATTGACAGAATGGGAGGTATTACACAAAATACACCTGTCCTGACAGTTTTCTTTATGATATTGATGCTGGGTAGTGTGGCATTGCCTCTTACCAACGGATTCGTAGGAGAGTTTCTTCTTTTATCAGGAGTATATGAGTTCAATCACTGGTATGGAGCTATCGCAGGTCTGACTATTATCTTCGGAGCTGTATATATGCTTAAAATGTTTCAGGGAGTTATGTTTGGTGAGCAAAATCACTGGACTGAGAAAGTAACAGATATTACCCTTACAGAATCAGCTGTCCTGTTTCCGCTGGTAGTGCTGGTATTCTGGATGGGTATTGCCCCTGGAAGCTTTTTAAAACTGACTGAACCGGCTGTTATACAAATATTACAACTTGCCACAGGTAAATAG
- the radA gene encoding DNA repair protein RadA — translation MAKARTVYFCQNCGTQSPKWLGRCPSCGEWNTFVEEVVQKEDKNEKGSWRPPGNTKLAPRPRALTEITYTEEHRTLTKDKELNRVLGGGIVPGSLVLIGGEPGIGKSTLMLQIAVSLPMRVLYVSGEESEQQIKMRAERLGKVDQNCFILTETNTQNIFKQIEELDPEVLIIDSIQTLQSTYIESAAGSVSQVRECAAELLKYAKESGTPVFMIGHITKEGTLAGPKVLEHMVDTVLQFEGDRHLAYRILRTTKNRFGSTSELGIYEMIGNGLREVSNPSEILISQRDEELSGITIGAMLEGNRPLLIEIQSLVSPATYGTPQRSSTGFDTKRLQMLLAVLEKRGGFKLGTQDIFLNIAGGLKVEDPAIDLAICASIVSSYEDLTISPKICFAAEVGLGGEVRAVNRIENRIAEAAKLGFQEIYISKYNLKGLNLENFDIHVHAVSRLDELFLRLFK, via the coding sequence TTGGCAAAAGCACGTACCGTTTATTTCTGCCAGAATTGTGGCACGCAGTCGCCCAAATGGCTAGGAAGATGTCCATCCTGTGGGGAATGGAATACATTTGTTGAAGAAGTCGTTCAGAAAGAAGACAAGAATGAAAAGGGCTCCTGGCGTCCTCCCGGAAATACCAAGTTAGCACCTCGTCCACGTGCACTCACAGAAATTACCTATACAGAAGAGCACCGAACACTCACCAAAGATAAAGAACTCAACCGAGTACTGGGAGGAGGTATTGTTCCCGGATCACTGGTTTTGATTGGTGGTGAGCCTGGTATCGGGAAATCCACGCTTATGCTTCAGATTGCTGTAAGCTTACCTATGCGTGTACTCTATGTATCTGGTGAGGAAAGTGAACAACAAATCAAGATGCGGGCAGAACGGTTAGGGAAAGTAGATCAAAACTGCTTTATTCTGACAGAGACCAATACTCAGAATATATTCAAGCAGATAGAAGAACTAGACCCTGAGGTATTGATTATTGACTCTATTCAAACGTTACAGTCTACCTATATTGAGTCAGCAGCTGGAAGTGTAAGTCAGGTTCGTGAATGTGCGGCAGAGTTGCTTAAATATGCTAAAGAAAGCGGAACACCTGTATTTATGATTGGCCATATCACTAAAGAAGGAACCTTAGCGGGGCCAAAGGTATTGGAGCATATGGTAGATACTGTGTTACAGTTTGAAGGAGACCGCCATCTGGCTTACCGCATCTTACGTACTACCAAAAACCGTTTTGGCAGTACTTCCGAACTGGGTATCTATGAGATGATAGGTAATGGATTGCGTGAAGTATCCAACCCTTCCGAAATCCTGATTTCTCAACGTGATGAAGAGTTAAGTGGTATTACTATTGGCGCTATGCTGGAAGGCAACAGACCCCTGTTGATTGAGATTCAGTCACTGGTGAGTCCTGCTACCTATGGAACGCCTCAGCGGAGTAGTACAGGGTTTGATACCAAGCGTTTGCAGATGCTACTAGCTGTATTAGAAAAGAGGGGAGGGTTTAAGTTAGGCACGCAAGACATATTTCTGAATATTGCTGGAGGTCTAAAAGTAGAAGATCCTGCCATCGATCTTGCTATATGTGCTTCTATTGTTTCCTCCTATGAAGACCTCACCATCTCTCCTAAAATTTGTTTTGCTGCAGAAGTTGGGTTAGGAGGAGAAGTGCGGGCTGTTAACCGTATCGAAAATCGTATTGCAGAAGCTGCCAAGCTAGGCTTTCAGGAAATCTATATTTCCAAGTATAACCTGAAAGGTTTGAATCTTGAAAACTTCGATATTCATGTACATGCCGTCTCTCGCCTTGACGAATTGTTTCTCCGATTATTTAAATAG
- the nuoK gene encoding NADH-quinone oxidoreductase subunit NuoK, protein MEVPDVIKTIPLNWYIYFSTLLFCIGVVGVLIRRNALIVLMCVELMLNAVNLLFTSFSAYRSDPQGQIFVFFIMVVAAAEVSVGLAIIVMLYRNLKSVDVGILNKLKW, encoded by the coding sequence ATGGAAGTACCTGATGTTATTAAAACGATCCCGCTAAACTGGTATATCTACTTTTCTACTCTTCTCTTTTGTATTGGAGTAGTAGGTGTGCTGATACGCCGGAATGCCCTGATTGTATTGATGTGTGTTGAACTTATGCTCAATGCAGTAAACCTGTTATTCACTTCATTTTCAGCATATCGTTCAGATCCACAAGGACAGATATTTGTATTTTTCATTATGGTAGTAGCTGCTGCAGAGGTTTCTGTAGGTCTGGCCATTATTGTAATGCTTTACAGAAATCTGAAAAGCGTGGATGTTGGTATCCTAAACAAATTAAAGTGGTAA
- a CDS encoding NADH-quinone oxidoreductase subunit J: MIHVFWFLLFLAVISASMVVFSRNPIHSVLYLIITFFALSGHYLLLNAQFLAVVNIIVYAGAIMVLFLFVIMFLNLRRETEVQKPIAVKFAAVISGLILLAVLLGALVKADAQPGSEVNSQIGMVENLGKVLFSDFLLPFELASVLFLVAMVGAIMLGKRDPGEPTI; this comes from the coding sequence ATGATACACGTATTCTGGTTTTTACTTTTCCTTGCAGTTATCAGTGCCAGTATGGTTGTGTTTTCCCGCAACCCTATCCATAGTGTTCTCTATCTGATTATTACATTCTTTGCATTATCGGGACATTATCTGTTACTGAATGCACAGTTTCTGGCAGTAGTGAACATTATTGTCTATGCAGGTGCCATCATGGTACTTTTCCTTTTTGTGATTATGTTTCTTAATCTGCGAAGGGAAACTGAAGTTCAGAAACCTATTGCCGTTAAGTTTGCTGCAGTAATATCGGGTCTGATATTACTTGCTGTATTATTGGGTGCTTTAGTAAAAGCAGATGCCCAGCCTGGTTCTGAAGTTAATTCTCAAATTGGTATGGTAGAAAACCTGGGAAAAGTATTATTCAGCGATTTCCTACTTCCTTTTGAATTAGCTTCTGTTTTATTTCTGGTTGCTATGGTTGGCGCCATCATGTTAGGTAAACGTGATCCAGGTGAGCCTACAATTTAA
- a CDS encoding BT_3928 family protein, protein MKLINNLIRIFVGVLFIFSGLIKLNDPVGTKIKLEEYFEVFADDLSWAAGLFHFLIPIALVLAVVLCVLEVVLGIALLLRYRLKSTVWVLLGIIVFFTFLTFYSAYFNKVTDCGCFGDAIKLSPWQSFGKDILLLLLILVLFFQRNKLESNASRQTRMYVVIATVFCTFIGIYAIFYLPPIDFLPYKVGDNIEENMKLPPGAQSDVFEITYTLKNSKSGETKEMTDKDYISTEIWKDTTWQIAKTSEPRLIVKGVRPKITDFSVTTPEGEDITAQIFKGNKLVIVIRDIRNASESELKKISALIQGVKGKPVEPMILTATDGTVIEEYRHEYQLAAPFYFTDNTVLKTMVRTDPGILLLKNGTVTGKWGDSSIPDVEKLKY, encoded by the coding sequence ATGAAACTTATTAATAACCTTATCCGCATTTTTGTTGGCGTACTGTTCATTTTCTCAGGACTGATCAAACTCAATGATCCTGTTGGAACCAAAATTAAGCTGGAAGAGTATTTTGAAGTCTTTGCTGACGATCTTTCATGGGCGGCAGGCTTGTTTCATTTTCTCATTCCGATAGCATTGGTACTAGCTGTAGTTTTATGTGTGCTGGAGGTTGTATTGGGAATCGCACTACTGCTTCGGTATCGTCTCAAAAGTACTGTGTGGGTGCTGCTGGGTATTATCGTCTTCTTTACTTTTCTGACATTTTACTCTGCTTATTTTAATAAAGTCACTGACTGCGGTTGTTTTGGCGATGCAATCAAACTATCACCATGGCAATCGTTTGGAAAGGATATTTTGTTGCTACTATTGATTCTGGTGCTATTCTTCCAGCGTAATAAACTTGAGAGTAATGCTTCCCGGCAGACCCGTATGTATGTAGTTATTGCTACAGTATTCTGCACATTCATTGGAATCTATGCCATCTTCTATCTGCCTCCTATCGATTTTCTACCGTATAAAGTTGGAGATAATATTGAAGAAAATATGAAGTTACCTCCGGGTGCACAAAGTGATGTATTTGAAATTACTTATACACTGAAAAACAGCAAATCCGGTGAGACTAAGGAGATGACAGACAAGGATTATATCTCTACAGAGATATGGAAAGATACAACCTGGCAGATTGCCAAAACATCCGAACCGCGTTTGATTGTAAAAGGAGTCCGTCCTAAAATCACGGATTTTTCTGTTACTACTCCTGAAGGTGAAGATATCACTGCTCAGATATTCAAAGGAAATAAGCTGGTAATTGTGATTCGCGATATTCGCAATGCTAGTGAAAGCGAGCTTAAGAAGATCAGTGCTTTGATTCAGGGTGTCAAAGGCAAACCTGTAGAGCCAATGATATTAACTGCAACTGATGGGACTGTGATAGAGGAATACCGTCATGAGTATCAACTAGCGGCTCCTTTCTATTTTACAGACAATACTGTACTTAAGACTATGGTTCGTACAGATCCCGGAATCTTATTATTAAAAAATGGAACTGTAACAGGGAAGTGGGGTGATTCATCTATTCCAGATGTTGAAAAGTTAAAATATTGA
- a CDS encoding NADH-quinone oxidoreductase subunit I, translating into MKLTNRAKQIDNSPMTVAERLYIPAIATGLGITIKHFFKKKATINYPEEQRPFSSIFRGLHVLKRDEQGRERCTACGLCAVACPAEAISMTAAERKPGEEKLYREEKYAAVYEINMLRCIFCGLCEEACPKAAIFLQPDKIAPAFVDREQVIFGKDRLVEKMDDRATTGIQKYTGVKS; encoded by the coding sequence ATGAAGTTAACCAATAGAGCAAAACAAATTGATAATAGTCCAATGACGGTAGCGGAGCGGTTGTATATCCCTGCTATTGCTACCGGTTTGGGTATTACTATAAAGCACTTCTTTAAGAAGAAGGCTACCATTAATTATCCGGAAGAACAGCGTCCATTCAGTTCTATTTTTCGGGGTTTACATGTACTGAAAAGAGATGAACAAGGCCGTGAACGTTGTACAGCCTGTGGTTTGTGTGCAGTTGCATGTCCTGCAGAGGCTATATCCATGACCGCAGCTGAACGGAAGCCAGGAGAGGAAAAACTATACAGAGAAGAGAAATATGCAGCTGTATATGAGATTAATATGCTTCGTTGTATATTCTGTGGTTTGTGTGAAGAAGCTTGTCCCAAAGCTGCGATCTTCCTGCAACCTGATAAAATTGCCCCTGCCTTTGTTGACCGTGAGCAAGTAATTTTTGGCAAAGACCGACTGGTAGAGAAGATGGATGATCGGGCAACAACCGGCATTCAGAAATATACTGGCGTAAAAAGTTGA
- the nuoL gene encoding NADH-quinone oxidoreductase subunit L: protein MNISTSVLLIPLLPLLGFIINGLGFRKISKGLASIVGTATVLGSFLLSIYTFNYFLSNNSQPITVTAFNWLAVGDFHISFSFLIDQLSLLMLLVVTGVGTLIHLYSSGYMHHDEGFGKFFAFLNLFIFSMLLLVMGSNYVIMFFGWEGVGLCSYLLIGFWNKNKSYGNAARKAFVMNRIGDLGFLLGIFLIIAHFGSVEYSEIFGRAASVDTATLTMITAFLFVGAMGKSAQIPLYTWLPDAMAGPTPVSALIHAATMVTAGIYMVIRSNVLYTLAPATLEWVGIIGLATALLAASIGIFQNDIKKVLAYSTVSQLGYMFMGLGVMAYSASMFHVITHAFFKALLFLGAGSVIHAMSDEQDIRHMGGLSKSLRITWITFLLGTIAITAVLPLSGFFSKDEILMNVYMHSPLMWGLGVLGAAMTSFYMFRMFFLTFHGTFRGTDYQREHLHESPISMTLPLMILAVLSVIGGFINFPEIFGGQAWLANFMEPLFANAKQASPEAFHHAHLSHSEEFMLMGVSVGVAILSLIIAYVMYISRNTVPAEEGTPIPIVQKVIYNKYYVDEIYDMLFIKPISALSYFFYQVFEFFVIDLLVNGIGKLVKQLSNLTRRFQTGTTGFYVFAMVIGIVVILLVNFWGFLFR, encoded by the coding sequence ATGAATATATCTACTAGTGTACTCCTTATCCCATTGTTGCCTTTACTGGGCTTTATCATCAATGGGTTAGGTTTTCGAAAAATCAGCAAAGGACTTGCCAGTATTGTTGGAACAGCAACGGTACTAGGATCGTTCCTTTTATCCATTTATACGTTCAACTATTTCTTAAGCAACAATAGTCAACCTATTACCGTGACAGCCTTTAACTGGCTGGCGGTAGGTGATTTTCATATCTCTTTTTCATTCCTGATTGACCAGTTGTCACTATTGATGTTATTGGTTGTAACAGGAGTAGGAACATTGATTCATCTGTATTCCAGTGGATATATGCATCACGATGAGGGATTCGGAAAGTTTTTTGCCTTCCTGAATCTGTTTATCTTTTCAATGCTTCTGCTGGTAATGGGCTCCAACTATGTTATTATGTTCTTTGGCTGGGAAGGTGTAGGATTATGTTCCTATTTGTTGATTGGATTCTGGAACAAAAACAAAAGTTATGGAAATGCAGCCCGCAAGGCATTTGTCATGAACCGGATTGGTGATCTTGGTTTCTTATTGGGAATCTTCCTTATTATTGCACATTTTGGCAGTGTTGAATATAGTGAAATCTTTGGTCGGGCAGCATCTGTAGATACTGCAACTCTGACAATGATTACAGCATTTCTATTTGTTGGTGCAATGGGTAAATCAGCTCAGATTCCATTGTATACATGGCTGCCAGATGCCATGGCAGGCCCTACTCCTGTTTCAGCTCTGATCCATGCTGCAACCATGGTTACAGCAGGTATTTATATGGTGATTCGTTCCAATGTCCTTTATACATTAGCTCCAGCAACACTTGAATGGGTTGGAATTATCGGATTAGCTACAGCTTTATTAGCAGCATCTATCGGTATTTTTCAGAATGATATTAAAAAAGTACTGGCTTACTCTACAGTTAGTCAGCTAGGCTATATGTTTATGGGCTTAGGTGTAATGGCTTATAGTGCTTCAATGTTCCATGTTATTACACACGCATTCTTTAAAGCTTTGTTATTCCTGGGTGCAGGTAGTGTAATTCACGCCATGAGTGATGAGCAGGATATACGCCATATGGGTGGATTGAGCAAAAGCCTGAGAATTACATGGATTACCTTCCTTTTAGGTACCATCGCTATTACAGCTGTGTTGCCACTATCAGGATTCTTCTCCAAAGACGAAATCCTGATGAATGTATATATGCACAGCCCGCTTATGTGGGGATTAGGCGTATTAGGTGCAGCAATGACTTCTTTCTATATGTTCCGGATGTTCTTCCTGACATTCCATGGTACGTTCCGGGGAACAGATTATCAAAGAGAACACCTGCATGAGTCTCCAATCTCTATGACTCTTCCATTAATGATTCTGGCAGTGTTATCTGTTATTGGTGGATTTATCAATTTCCCTGAAATTTTTGGTGGACAAGCTTGGTTGGCGAATTTCATGGAACCTCTGTTTGCGAATGCAAAACAAGCTAGTCCAGAAGCTTTCCATCATGCACATCTATCTCACTCTGAAGAATTTATGCTTATGGGGGTTTCTGTAGGGGTTGCTATATTGTCTCTGATCATCGCTTATGTGATGTATATATCCCGCAATACAGTTCCAGCAGAAGAAGGGACTCCTATTCCTATAGTGCAAAAAGTTATTTACAACAAGTACTATGTGGATGAAATTTATGATATGCTGTTTATAAAGCCTATCTCTGCTTTATCCTATTTCTTCTATCAGGTATTTGAATTCTTTGTCATTGATTTATTGGTAAATGGTATAGGCAAACTGGTAAAACAACTCAGTAACCTGACACGCCGCTTCCAGACAGGAACAACAGGGTTTTATGTATTTGCTATGGTTATAGGCATTGTAGTAATTCTATTGGTTAACTTCTGGGGCTTTCTGTTCAGATAA